In Quercus lobata isolate SW786 chromosome 12, ValleyOak3.0 Primary Assembly, whole genome shotgun sequence, a genomic segment contains:
- the LOC115972080 gene encoding uncharacterized protein LOC115972080, with protein MALEVYWYDFVCFGIVGIAFFGALWVLWRKEGSRTDDNTVYESLLVSRPDSDVLVSALPRGHVSTSQLWTSCWRGVHPRWLLLTRFVSFVAMAGFLAWDIVDWDASIFIYYTEWTFALVMVYFALGTLVSAYGCWISTQKPRSDNGARAEFLRRDLEENRTTNSITYRERETKGTIKLQSHYTEEEIRKRAGFWGYLMQTAYQTCGGAVILTDIVFWCVIVPFLSDAHVGLNLLMGFMHTLNAFFLLLDTSLNSLPFPWFRLAYFVLWSCIYVIFQWVIHACGFSWWPYPFLELDVPWAPLWYFCMAVVHIPCYGTYALIIKAKNSFLPRLFPHAFIRSC; from the exons ATGGCACTAGAGGTGTATTGgtatgattttgtttgttttggcaTTGTTGGTATTGCCTTCTTTGGTGCCCTGTGGGTGCTATGGAGGAAAGAAGGCTCAAGAACTGATGATAACACCGTATATGAGAGCCTTCTAGTGTCTAGACCAGACAGTGATGTGCTTGTGAGTGCACTGCCTAGGGGTCATGTGAGCACCTCTCAACTATGGACCAGTTGTTGGCGAGGGGTGCACCCCAGATGGCTCTTGCTCACGCGGTTCGTGTCGTTTGTGGCCATGGCTGGGTTCTTAGCATGGGATATAGTGGATTGGGATGCATCCATCTTTATTTACTACACTGA GTGGACTTTTGCATTAGTTATGGTCTACTTTGCG CTTGGGACCCTTGTATCTGCATATGGATGTTGGATATCCACACAAAAACCTCGTTCTGACAATGGAGCAAGAGCTGAATTTCTGAGAAGGGATTTGGAAGAGAATAGAACCACAAACTCTATTACTTACAGGGAAAGAGAGACCAAGGGTACCATCAAGTTGCAAAGCCACTACACTGAAGAGGAGATTCGGAAAAGAGCAGGATTTTGGGGATATCTAATGCAAACTGCATATCAG ACTTGTGGAGGTGCTGTTATCTTGACAGACATTGTGTTTTGGTGTGTTATTGTCCCATTTTTATCAGATGCACATGTTGGCCTCAACCTG TTGATGGGTTTCATGCATACTCTGAAtgcttttttccttcttctggATACCTCACTTAATAGCCTT CCATTTCCTTGGTTCCGGCTTGCATATTTTGTGCTCTGGAGTTGTATCTATGTTATTTTCCAGTGGGTCATTCACGCCTGTGGTTTTTCATG GTGGCCATATCCTTTCCTCGAGTTAGATGTACCGTGGGCTCCTTTATG GTACTTTTGCATGGCTGTGGTTCATATTCCCTGCTATGGGACATATGCACTGatcataaaagcaaaaaattcaTTTCTCCCCAGATTGTTTCCCCATGCTTTTATTAGGTCATGTTAG